The Daucus carota subsp. sativus chromosome 9, DH1 v3.0, whole genome shotgun sequence genome window below encodes:
- the LOC108200524 gene encoding uncharacterized protein LOC108200524, translating to MASGRKRGRPIKQKPNKEHQESPNDNKNEYEKMRQERIKENLARMKQMGILELSKKLSGESRKASPSKKSRGCVRKIQALPDSTRRSSRLNTMTRVNYAEGAHSPKKAGRAARVTEIHLQQGSEPEIYTAEHEKLLGDCKTKWALYVDGYDKNGKRIYDPVEGKGCHQCRQKTLGRRTRCSSCKTGQGQFCGDCLFTRYGENVIEVNKNQSWICPVCRGICNCSCCRLSKGWKPTGSIYRKVKRLGFKSVAHYLIQSRFAQTIQEGPTKEDPDSQNGLLPTTNGESEPTYGISNSQSDGNEEIEEDSDLGSMNGGTYNQDGNIEDYDTVNNNERK from the exons ATGGCGAGTGGCAGGAAAAGAGGGCGACCCATCAAGCAAAAACCCAATAAAGAGCACCAAGAATCCCCAAATGACAACAAAAATGAATATGAAAAGATGAGACAGGAAAGAATCAAAGAGAATTTAGCAAGAATGAAGCAAATGGGTATCTTAGAACTCTCCAAGAAGCTCAGTGGTGAGTCTCGTAAGGCCTCTCCCTCGAAGAAGTCAAGGGGTTGTGTTAGAAAGATTCAAGCTTTGCCTGATTCAACTAGGAGGTCTTCTAG ATTGAATACTATGACGCGGGTTAATTATGCTGAAGGGGCACACTCTCCTAAAAAAGCCGGGAGAGCTGCAAGGGTTACTGAGATTCATCTACAACAAGGTTCAGAACCTGAAATTTATACGGCAGAGCATGAAAAACTTTTAGGtgattgcaagacaaaatgggcTTTGTATGTGGATGGTTACGACAAAAATGGGAAACGAATATATGATCCAGTTGAAGGGAAGGGTTGCCATCAGTGCAG GCAGAAAACTCTTGGACGGCGTACTCGGTGCAGCTCTTGCAAGACAGGACAAGGGCAATTTTGTGGCGACTGTTTATTCACGAG ATACGGTGAAAATGTTATTGAAGTGAATAAGAATCAAAGCTGGATTTGCCCTGTCTGTCGAGGAATATGCAACTGCAGTTGTTGCCGACTAAGCAAAGGATGGAAGCCTACTGGTTCCATCTATAGGAAG GTGAAACGTCTAGGGTTCAAATCTGTGGCACATTATCTCATTCAAAGCCGATTTGCTCAAACAATCCAAGAAGGGCCAACTAAAGAAGATCCAGATTCTCAGAACGGGCTATTGCCTACTACAAATGGAGAATCTGAGCCAACCTATGGAATTTCGAACTCGCAATCAGACGGGAATGAAGAAATAGAAGAGGATAGTGATCTTGGTAGCATGAACGGCGGTACATACAACCAAGATGGAAACATTGAAGATTATGATACCGTTAACAATAATGAACGGAAGTGA
- the LOC108200523 gene encoding pollen-specific leucine-rich repeat extensin-like protein 1, which produces MAFPTIMKAFGCLLLLSLFSFSFVLSTSEEVPEGSEFGVDARASFANPRLRNAYIALQAWKKAIFSDPKNMTGNWVGPNVCSYNGVFCERALDDPNLTVVAGIDLNSGDIAGHLVTQLGLLTDIALFHINSNRFCGIIPEEFCKLTLLHEFDVSNNRFVGTFPKVGTCLPALKYLDLRYNDFEGPLPRELFDKPLDALFLNNNRFSSHIPENLGNSPASVIVLANNELTGCMPNSIGKMDKTLNELIFLNNNLTGCLPEELGMLGNLDVFDISYNNYIGTLPKNLGGLKLLTRIDIGHNNFSGVVSDSVCALPSLQNFTYSYNYFQDEMKSCLAQKPNLVFDFKKNCLPDKPDQRTPEECYPVVKNPVKCEAVGCRPNPTHPSPVNISPPSKVQPETRNPQPKPQPPKTSPPPSPKPTPAPVVEPPPSQPVASPPPPVASPPPPVHSPPPPVASPPPPVHSPPPPVASPPPPVHSPPPPVASPPPPTPSPPPPTPSPPPPSPPPPVHSPPPPSPPPPSPSPPPPVHSPPPPSPSPPPPVHSPPPPVHSPPPPVFSPPPPVFSPPPPAPVHSPPPPPVLSPPPAPVHSPPPPVLSPPPPAPVHSPPPPVLSPPPAPVHSPPPPTPQQSPPPADDFILPDNIGALYASPPPPMFQGY; this is translated from the coding sequence ATGGCTTTTCCTACGATTATGAAGGCCTTTGGCTGCCTTCTTTTGTtgtctctcttttctttttcatttgttttgtcGACGTCTGAAGAAGTTCCGGAAGGTTCTGAATTTGGAGTTGATGCTCGTGCCAGTTTTGCCAATCCCAGGCTTAGAAATGCTTACATTGCACTTCAAGCATGGAAAAAAGCTATATTTTCTGACCCAAAAAATATGACAGGGAATTGGGTTGGTCCTAATGTTTGCTCATATAATGGTGTGTTTTGTGAGCGAGCATTAGATGATCCGAATTTGACTGTTGTTGCTGGTATTGATCTTAACAGCGGAGATATTGCTGGGCATTTAGTGACACAACTTGGTCTCTTGACGGATATTGCACTTTTCCATATCAACAGTAATCGTTTTTGTGGCATTATTCCTGAAGAGTTCTGTAAGTTGACACTTCTGCATGAATTTGATGTGAGCAATAACAGATTTGTTGGTACCTTCCCGAAAGTTGGTACTTGTTTGCCTGCCCTCAAGTACCTTGATCTTCGGTATAATGATTTTGAAGGGCCATTGCCTCGAGAACTTTTTGATAAGCCTCTGGATGCTTTGTTCTTGAACAACAATCGGTTCTCGTCCCACATCCCTGAAAATCTTGGAAACTCACCTGCTTCGGTGATTGTTTTGGCTAACAATGAATTAACAGGCTGTATGCCCAACAGTATTGGCAAAATGGACAAAACATTGAATgagttaattttcttgaataatAACTTGACTGGTTGCTTGCCTGAAGAACTTGGAATGTTGGGAAATCTGGATGTGTTTGATATCAGCTATAACAACTATATTGGGACACTACCGAAGAACTTAGGAGGGTTGAAACTGTTAACCAGAATCGACATTGGACATAACAACTTCTCTGGGGTAGTTTCTGACTCTGTCTGCGCGTTGCCAAGCTTACAGAACTTCACATATTCTTACAACTATTTCCAAGATGAGATGAAATCTTGTTTAGCACAAAAGCCCAACCTAGTGTTTGATTTCAAGAAAAATTGTTTGCCTGACAAACCAGACCAAAGAACTCCAGAAGAATGTTATCCTGTGGTGAAGAATCCTGTCAAATGTGAAGCTGTTGGTTGCAGACCAAATCCCACTCACCCAAGTCCTGTGAATATTTCTCCTCCATCCAAAGTGCAACCAGAAACACGAAATCCACAGCCGAAACCTCAGCCACCTAAGACTTCACCCCCTCCAAGTCCGAAGCCCACACCGGCTCCTGTAGTCGAACCACCACCATCACAACCTGTAGCATCTCCACCACCACCAGTTGCCTCACCCCCACCACCCGTACATTCACCTCCCCCACCTGTAGCCTCACCTCCACCACCCGTACATTCACCTCCACCACCTGTAGCCTCACCTCCACCACCCGTGCATTCACCTCCCCCACCTGTAGCCTCACCTCCTCCCCCAACTCCCTCCCCTCCTCCTCCAACTCCCTCACCTCCTCCCCCGTCCCCTCCTCCACCAGTTCATTCACCTCCACCTCCTTCACCTCCTCCGCCctcaccttcacctccaccaccaGTCCACTCACCTCCCCCACCCTCACCCTCACCTCCACCACCAGTCCACTCACCTCCCCCGCCAGTACACTCACCACCTCCACCCGTCTTCTCCCCACCACCGCCTGTCTTCTCTCCACCACCCCCTGCTCCAGTTCAttctccaccaccaccaccagtcCTCTCACCACCTCCTGCTCCAGTTCATTCCCCACCACCACCAGTCctctcaccaccaccacctGCTCCGGTTCATTCCCCACCACCACCAGTCCTATCACCACCTCCCGCTCCAGTCCATTCTCCGCCACCACCAACTCCTCAACAATCACCACCTCCCGCAGATGATTTCATCTTGCCAGATAATATAGGAGCCCTTTATGCATCACCACCTCCACCTATGTTCCAAGGCTATTAA
- the LOC108200325 gene encoding pentatricopeptide repeat-containing protein At3g06920-like: MSAIFLRKGAQRLACTFPLFSTKPNPNSQPKPPFIPSPSTTHPELKLLLYQKSKVGFDKLDDALLLFDKMLLLKSKLSVLHFNQLLAALVRMKEYSVAVSMFREMRVLSIPVNIVTYTTAIHSCCHLNTLDYAFSLLAGIIKSGWVPDVVTYTTLIKGLLSQDRALEAEHLFRKLIRFREIQPDVVTYSTIIDGLCKTSNTSMALKLLRKMEKLGCRPDAITYTSIIDSLCKERQVDNALDLVSEMTHKGISPDVITYNRLLQGLCSSSRWEDIEPLLTERGAQKIPPDLHTYSILVDAYCKEGRTKDAEDLIKTMIQKGVPPDVITYSALMDGFCLRGKMDRALEVLNTMRSNGIAPDCYSFNILINGYCKRQELEKAINLLRQMHVEGIKANVQTYSTIIHGLFQMGRHNDVHNLCHEMLKKGIKPNIVTCRILLDGLCTNRHMDEAISFFRMMECEGIVHDIQVHSILMDGLCKNRKLDEARNIFDKLASRGLQPDVITHNIMIRGLCQEGLFDEAKMLLSKMESSGCLPDDVTYNTIIRGSLLNKRYEEAVVLIENMRAHNFSADASTTSMVADLLPKEEQEEEEEQDPAVLAFCKWFLQQGITQNNKLEQKMKYEYCLSNHKELTVYERMIMLTARAHSGFEKISQIDMKVSTSNAGCGAQGNSEFGKGNIFYPIFLPFYSTMVEPVKELTDDENPAKSMSAIFLRRGAQRLACTFPLFSTKPKAPFVPSPSTTHPELKQLLYQKSKVGFDKLDDALLVFDQMLLLKSKLSVVHFTQLLTALVRMEEYSVAVSMFREFRVLSIPVNIVTFTTAIHSCCHLNTLDYAFSLLAGIIKSGHVPNVVTYTTLIKGLLSQDRPLEAEHLFKKLIRFREILPNVVMYNTIIDGLCKTSNTSTALKLLRKMEKLGCRPDAITYTSIIDSLCKERRVDNALDLVSEMTNKGISPNVITYNSLLQGLCSSGRWEDTERLLTEMGVRKISSDLHTYNILVDAHCKEGRTKDAQDVIEIMIEKSVPPDVITYNTLMDGYCLTGKMDRALEVLNTIRSNEIWPNCYSYNILINGYCKRQEVDNAINLLRQMPVEGIKADVQTYSTIIHGLFQMGRHNEARNLFHEMLKQGNKPDIVTCRILLDGLCKNRYMDEAISFFRIMECKGIVHDVQIHNILIDGLCKNRKLDEARNIFDKLASRGLQPDVKTYTTMIRGLCQEGLFEEAKILLSEMETSGCLPDDVTYNTIIRGSLLNKRYEEAVVLIENMRAHNFKADASSTSMVVDLLPKEEQEEQDPAVLAFCKWFFQQKNDHTDSSSTFFDLRRSVK, translated from the exons ATGTCTGCCATTTTCCTGAGAAAAGGAGCTCAAAGACTCGCATGCACATTTCCTCTGTTCTCTACGAAGCCTAACCCTAATTCACAACCCAAACCCCCCTTTATTCCTTCTCCATCCACCACTCATCCCGAGCTAAAACTACTACTCTATCAGAAATCCAAGGTTGGTTTCGATAAACTCGACGATGCTCTTCTTCTGTTCGATAAAATGCTCCTTCTGAAATCTAAGCTTTCTGTTCTGCATTTCAACCAACTGTTAGCCGCCCTCGTTCGGATGAAAGAATACTCTGTTGCTGTCTCCATGTTTCGAGAAATGCGTGTGTTAAGCATTCCTGTTAATATTGTTACCTATACTACTGCCATCCATTCCTGTTGTCACTTGAATACGCTTGATTATGCCTTTTCGTTACTTGCTGGAATCATCAAGAGTGGTTGGGTGCCCGATGTCGTGACCTACACCACTCTCATCAAAGGCCTTCTGTCTCAAGACAGGGCTTTGGAGGCTGAGCATCTATTTAGGAAGCTTATCAGATTTCGAGAAATTCAGCCTGATGTAGTGACATATAGCACCATCATTGATGGTCTCTGCAAAACTTCAAATACCTCCATGGCTCTCAAGTTGTTAAGAAAGATGGAGAAGTTAGGTTGTAGACCCGATGCAATAACTTATACCTCGATTATTGATTCTTTGTGCAAAGAGAGACAAGTCGATAATGCATTGGATCTTGTGTCTGAAATGACCCACAAAGGCATATCACCAGATGTTATAACCTATAACAGATTACTTCAAGGCCTTTGCAGCTCTAGCCGATGGGAGGACATTGAGCCGTTGTTAACTGAGAGGGGTGCTCAGAAGATCCCTCCTGATTTGCATACCTATAGTATATTAGTTGATGCATACTGCAAAGAAGGGAGGACAAAAGATGCAGAAGATTTGATTAAAACTATGATCCAGAAAGGTGTGCCTCCTGATGTAATCACCTACAGTGCGCTTATGGATGGATTTTGTTTAAGAGGCAAAATGGACAGGGCACTAGAGGTGCTGAATACAATGAGAAGTAATGGGATAGCGCCAGATTGTTATAGCTTTAACATTCTGATAAATGGCTATTGTAAGAGGCAGGAACTAGAAAAAGCCATCAATCTCCTCAGACAAATGCATGTTGAAGGTATAAAAGCCAATGTTCAAACCTACAGCACCATCATACATGGTCTCTTTCAGATGGGTAGACATAATGATGTGCACAACCTTTGCCATGAAATGCTAAAGAAAGGTATTAAACCAAATATTGTAACTTGTCGAATTCTGTTGGATGGCCTTTGCACGAATCGACACATGGATGAagcaatttccttctttcgAATGATGGAATGTGAAGGTATAGTTCATGATATTCAAGTACATAGTATCCTCATGGATGGTCTCTGCAAGAACAGAAAACTTGACGAGGccagaaatatttttgataagctTGCTTCGAGAGGTTTGCAACCCGATGTCATAACACACAACATAATGATCAGAGGACTTTGTCAAGAAGGGTTATTTGACGAAGCAAAGATGTTACTTTCTAAAATGGAATCTAGTGGTTGTTTGCCTGACGATGTGACTTACAACACGATCATCCGTGGAAGCCTCTTGAATAAAAGATACGAAGAAGCAGTTGTACTGATTGAGAACATGAGAGCTCACAATTTCTCAGCGGATGCATCTACCACATCCATGGTAGCAGACCTATTACCTAAAGAAGAAcaggaagaagaggaagaacaGGACCCCGCCGTTCTTGCTTTCTGCAAATGGTTTTTGCAACAG GGGAttacacaaaataacaagttggAACAGAAAATGAAGTATGAATATTGCTTGTCGAATCACAAGGAGCTTACAGTTTATGA AAGGATGATCATGCTGACAGCTCGAGCACATTCTGGATTTGAGAAGATCAGTCAAATAGATATGAAGGTCTCTACATCAAATGCTGG GTGTGGAGCACAGGGCAACAGTGAATTCGGAAAAGGAAATATTTTCTATCCTATATTTCTTCCATTCTACTCAACCATGGTAGAGCCTGTCAAAGAACTAACAGATGATGAAAACCCTGCCAAGT CAATGTCTGCCATTTTCCTGAGAAGAGGAGCTCAAAGACTGGCATGCACATTCCCTCTGTTCTCTACTAAACCCAAAGCCCCCTTTGTACCTTCTCCATCCACCACTCATCCCGAGCTAAAACAATTGCTCTATCAGAAGTCTAAGGTTGGTTTCGATAAACTCGACGATGCTCTGCTTGTGTTCGATCAAATGCTCCTTCTGAAATCTAAGCTTTCTGTTGTGCATTTCACACAACTCTTAACCGCCCTCGTCCGAATGGAAGAGTACTCTGTTGCCGTCTCCATGTTTAGAGAATTCCGTGTTTTAAGCATTCCTGTTAATATTGTTACCTTTACTACTGCCATCCATTCCTGTTGTCACTTGAATACGCTTGATTATGCCTTTTCGTTGCTTGCTGGAATCATCAAGAGTGGTCATGTCCCCAATGTTGTGACCTACACCACTCTCATCAAGGGCCTTCTGTCTCAAGACAGGCCTTTGGAGGCTGAGCATTTATTTAAGAAGCTTATCAGATTTCGAGAAATTCTGCCCAATGTAGTTATGTATAACACCATCATTGATGGTCTCTGCAAAACTTCAAATACTTCCACGGCTCTCAAGTTGTTAAGAAAGATGGAGAAGTTAGGTTGTAGACCCGATGCAATAACTTATACCTCGATTATTGATTCTTTGTGCAAAGAGAGACGAGTCGATAATGCATTGGATCTTGTGTCTGAAATGACCAACAAAGGCATATCACCTAATGTTATAACCTATAACAGCTTACTTCAAGGTCTTTGCAGCTCAGGCCGATGGGAGGACACTGAGCGTTTGTTAACTGAGATGGGTGTTAGGAAGATCTCTTCAGATTTGCACACCTATAATATATTAGTTGATGCACACTGCAAAGAAGGGAGGACAAAAGATGCTCAAGATGTTATTGAAATTATGATCGAGAAAAGTGTACCTCCTGATGTCATCACCTACAACACACTAATGGATGGATATTGTTTAACAGGCAAAATGGACAGGGCACTAGAGGTGCTGAATACCATAAGGAGTAATGAGATATGGCCAAATTGTTATAGCTATAACATTCTGATAAATGGCTATTGTAAGAGGCAGGAAGTAGACAACGCCATCAATCTCCTCAGACAAATGCCTGTTGAAGGTATAAAAGCTGATGTTCAAACCTACAGCACCATCATACATGGTTTGTTTCAGATGGGTAGACATAATGAGGCGCGGAACCTTTTCCATGAAATGCTAAAACAAGGTAATAAACCAGATATCGTAACATGTCGAATTCTGTTGGATGGCCTTTGCAAGAACCGATACATGGATGAagcaatttccttctttcgAATAATGGAATGTAAAGGTATAGTTCATGATGTTCAAATACATAATATCCTCATAGATGGTCTCTGCAAGAACAGAAAACTTGATGAGGCcagaaatatatttgataagcTTGCTTCGAGAGGTTTGCAACCCGATGTGAAGACATACACTACAATGATCAGAGGACTTTGTCAAGAAGGGTTGTTTGAGGAAGCAAAGATATTACTTTCTGAAATGGAAACTAGCGGTTGTTTGCCTGATGATGTGACTTACAACACGATCATCCGTGGAAGCCTTTTGAATAAAAGATACGAAGAAGCAGTTGTACTGATTGAGAACATGCGAGCTCACAATTTCAAAGCGGATGCATCTTCCACATCCATGGTAGTAGACCTATTACCTAAAGAAGAACAGGAAGAACAGGACCCCGCCGTTCTTGCTTTCTGCAAATGGTTTTTTCAACAG AAAAATGATCACACTGACAGCTCGAGCACATTTTTTGATTTAAGAAGATCAGTCAAATAG
- the LOC108202303 gene encoding pentatricopeptide repeat-containing protein At1g63330-like yields the protein MSAILFKKGAQTLTPFHALTSFTLMPQSVSPCSLLLHSHFLLFSTKPNPNSQPKAPFIPSPSTTHPELKQLLYHKSKLGFDKLDDALLVFDKMILLKSRLSVVDFNQLLTAIVRMKDYSVAISMFREMRMLSIPVDIVTFNTAIHSTCHLSTLDYAFSLLAGIIKSGHVPSVVTYNTLIKGLLSQDRPLEAEHLFRKLIRFREIQPDVVMYSTIIDGLCKTSNTSMALKLLRKMEKLGCKPNAITYTSIIDSLCKERRVDHALDLVSVMSVKGIPPNVITYNTLLQGLCSSSRWEDVEPLLSEMGAQKIPPDLHTYNILVDAHCKEGRTIDAQDVIEIMIKKSVPPDVITYNTLMDGFCLTGKMDRALEVLNTMRSDGIAPNCRSYTILINGYCKRQELDKAINLLRQMPVEGIKADVQTYSTIVHGLFQMGRHNDVHNLLHEMLKKGNKPDIVTCRILLDGLCKNRYMDEAISFFRMMECKGIAHDIQIHTILIDGLCKNRKLDEARNIFDKLASRGLQPNVKTYTTMIQGFCQEGLFEEAKILLSEMETSGCLPNDVTYNTIIRGSLLNKRYEEAVVLIENMRAHNYEADASTTSMVVELFPKEQEEQDPAVLAFCKWFLQQKNDHVDSSSTFWI from the exons ATGTCTGCCATTTTGTTCAAGAAAGGAGCTCAAACACTAACTCCATTTCATGCTCTCACTTCATTCACGCTAATGCCTCAAAGTGTAAGCCCTTGTTCTCTTTTACTCCATtctcattttcttcttttctctaCGAAGCCTAACCCTAATTCACAACCCAAAGCCCCCTTTATTCCTTCTCCATCTACCACTCATCCCGAACTTAAACAATTGCTCTATCATAAATCTAAGCTTGGTTTCGATAAACTGGACGATGCGCTCCTCGTGTTCGACAAAATGATCCTTCTGAAATCTAGGCTTTCTGTTGTGGATTTCAACCAACTCTTAACTGCCATTGTTCGAATGAAAGACTACTCTGTTGCCATTTCCATGTTTAGAGAAATGCGTATGTTAAGCATTCCTGTTGATATTGTTACCTTTAATACTGCCATTCATTCCACTTGTCACTTGAGTACTCTTGATTATGCCTTTTCCTTGCTTGCTGGAATCATCAAGAGTGGTCATGTCCCTAGTGTTGTTACCTACAACACTCTCATCAAGGGCCTTCTGTCTCAAGACAGGCCTTTAGAGGCTGAGCATCTGTTTAGGAAGCTTATCAGATTTCGAGAAATTCAGCCCGATGTAGTTATGTATAGCACCATCATTGATGGTCTCTGCAAAACTTCAAATACCTCCATGGCTCTCAAGTTGTTAAGAAAGATGGAGAAGTTAGGTTGTAAACCCAATGCGATAACTTATACCTCGATTATTGATTCTCTGTGCAAAGAAAGACGAGTTGATCATGCATTGGATCTTGTGTCTGTAATGAGCGTTAAAGGCATTCCACCAAATGTTATAACCTATAACACATTACTTCAAGGTCTTTGCAGCTCCAGCCGATGGGAGGACGTTGAGCCTTTGTTAAGTGAGATGGGTGCTCAGAAGATCCCTCCTGATTTGCATACCTATAATATATTGGTCGATGCACACTGCAAAGAAGGGAGGACAATAGATGCTCAAGATGTTATTGAAATTATGATCAAGAAAAGTGTACCTCCTGATGTAATCACCTACAACACACTAATGGATGGGTTTTGTTTAACAGGCAAAATGGACAGGGCATTAGAGGTTCTGAATACCATGAGGAGTGATGGTATAGCTCCAAATTGTAGGAGCTATACCATTCTGATAAATGGTTATTGTAAGAGGCAGGAACTAGACAAAGCCATCAATCTCCTCAGACAAATGCCTGTTGAAGGTATAAAAGCCGATGTTCAAACCTACAGCACCATCGTACATGGTCTCTTTCAGATGGGTAGACATAATGATGTGCACAACCTTCTCCATGAAATGCTAAAAAAAGGTAATAAACCAGATATCGTAACATGTCGAATTCTGTTGGATGGCCTTTGCAAGAACCGATACATGGATGAagcaatttccttctttcgAATGATGGAATGTAAAGGTATAGCTCATGATATTCAAATACATACTATCCTCATCGATGGTCTCTGCAAGAACAGAAAACTTGATGAGGccagaaatatttttgataagctTGCTTCAAGAGGCTTGCAACCCAATGTGAAGACATACACTACAATGATTCAAGGATTTTGTCAAGAAGGGTTGTTTGAGGAAGCAAAGATATTACTTTCTGAAATGGAAACTAGCGGTTGTTTGCCTAATGATGTGACTTACAACACGATCATCCGTGGAAGCCTTTTGAATAAAAGATATGAAGAAGCAGTTGTGCTGATTGAGAACATGCGAGCTCACAATTACGAAGCGGATGCATCTACCACATCCATGGTAGTAGAGCTATTTCCTAAAGAACAGGAAGAACAGGACCCCGCCGTTCTTGCTTTCTGCAAATGGTTTTTGCAACAG AAAAATGATCACGTTGACAGCTCGAGCACATTCTGGATTTGA